The genomic interval CTGTGCGCGTTCTCCGTGTTGCTGAAGTGGCACGAAGTAGGTACTTGGTCAGCTTGCGAGCGGCGGGAGCGCCATTTATCGACGAGCTGCATCCAAATGAGACTTTGTTCGGAATCGTCGATCGTCGATTGAATAATGGTGAGTACATGGTATTACTCGATCCCTTACCTCGGATCTCCCAATCGGCGTTCTGGGCGAGGACTGACGGATGTCAGAACATGGTATTGTCACCGAAGGTGCGCATAAGAGCACAGGTTGCTCGCGTGCAAAGGAAACTCTGGCTTTTGATCGTGAACAATGTGGTTGTGCAATGACGGGGACTCAGAGAATACTGAGGTTTTCTTCCCGAGGGAACATCCACGACGCTACATTGATTGATATCGAATTGCGATCTATGCAGGCACAGGACGTGCATGCATAGATCGGGCGTTGAACTTTGTCGGAGGCTGGCAGTCCCGTAGGACTTGGATCGGAGCGTCCGATCCGCCTCAAAAAGATTCTATCTCGAATGACACTCCCGGTGTCAAACCAGGCAGGTACATCTGGATCGATTTTGCCGGTTCCAGCCCCGTTTCCTTTGCGACTTCTACCTGCGTTTCCAGGTACCAGTCGTAATAATCCGAACCATATTGGGCCGTCCAGAACTCTCGGTGTGACTCCCGCTGACGCTCCGCGTACCACTCCGGACACGTCTCACTCTCCCGCCAAAACAGCTCTTTCCATGTCGGTTTGGGCGTCTCACACACCAACCTTAGCTCGATGCTCCCGCAGTGCGCACACTCGGGCAACGATGCGACCTCCCACTCCGACTCCATCGAATCGACCGCTTCGGTCGGCGTTTCCCAGACCTCCGGCTCTGTCCCCAGCAACTCCTGCAGTCCCCAGCAACTCCTGTGATGACCTTCCCGCGTTCTGCGACAAAGCCATTGAGGAGTTCGCGGAAGGAAAACACGCCGCCCAGAACGCTTGATCTCCCCGAATCGACCCGAAAGGTCGTCCGGATCGGCCGCGGTGCTTGATGAGCAACGTGGCTCATCACGGTGATGCCTTTACTCGACACTCCCACATACTTTTCGACTTCCCGGCCCCAAACCCCAAAGTATCCATGGACACTCAACAAAAACTCATCGACCTGCTTCATGACTTCGACACCGCCATGTTTGTTACTCGCGGAGATCACGGAGCACTCTTTGCGCGACCGATGGCGGTCGCCCAAGTGGAGGACGACGGCCATATTTGGTTTGTAACGGACCGGCACTCGGGGAAGATCGCCGATTTGATGCTCGATCCCGACACGGTCGTGACGATGCAAGGATCCAATAAGTTCGTTTCGATCACCGGTACCGCACACGCGGTGGATGATCGAGCAAAGCTAGACGAGCTTTGGAAGGAAGCTTGGAAAGTCTGGTTTCCCGAGGGCAAGGCGAGTGACTCGATCGTTCTACTGAGAGTCGAACCATCCAGTGGCGAATACTGGGACAATTCGGGTTTGACCGGTGTGAAGTACCTGCTGAAAGCAGGAAAGGCATACTTGCAGGGCAATCGGCCGGAAACGGATGCGTCCACCAACGCTTCCGTCTCACTCCAGTGAATCATGCGACCACTTTGAAACGAATCTGCGTCAATTGAGTGTGGTGCGCGAAAGTGGACTTGTGAGGTGGTGCTGTTTTTGGGGGCCACCAGGAAGCTTGCGCCGCTCGGGCGGCGGCTTCCAACTCAGTCGGCGTTAGGTAGCCGAGAGATGAGTGGCGAAGTGGCAACAAAGACAAGCCGCAATGACTCAAGTCGTTCCGAGTTGGCGTGGGCCACTCGTCGCCGTGCTTGGGCAGCGGATTTCGAAGCCCAGCGGGAACTCGTTCATCAATAGCCATCAAGTCAAGTTGGTGGGTGGCCCCAATTGGCCCGCCACAATTGGCCCGCACCATTCAGCACTGCCCCTTAATCTCAGCGCGATTTGACAAGATCATTCTCGGTGATGAACAGGTCGTCTTGCGTAAGCATACTGCCATGCAACTTCGCTTTTTGGACAAATTGTGACAACCATTTAGGCGTACCTGTTGTATGTAAAAGCAAGTTCGCCTCAGCACCGGTATGTTCAACACTCACCTGCAGTATGAGATGATCCTTCATGGTTCTGTCTCTCTTGGTGCATCTCCACACTGGATGTACCTGCGGCGAAACGATTACGTCCGCCGAGAATGGATCAAAAGAGTCAAAGCTAATGTCAAGACTGCATGTCCAACGATTGGATATTGTCATGCATTCATCAATCAACTCCGGTAACTCATCCGGAAATGCGTTCTTTTCTAGAAAAGCCCAATCGGGAGGCCCAAATTCTGCGAACGCGACTTTTTGAACCATTTCCCACACATGCTTGCTCGTCTTTTTTGTTCTCATCAATCGACAGCAGATCCAGTCGGGGCATTTGGCGGTACTGGGGCGGCAGGATGCGGCGAAGAACTGGTAGTCTTTGAGATCGATTCGGTCGGGAACAAATTGCACGCTGGCGTCTCCCACTTCAAGGTGATCTTCAACGCCTAGCTTTTCTGCAATTTGAGCGTAAATCCTCGTCAGTTCCGGCATCGGAATTTCATCGCGACTGGGATCAAACGTGACGCTAAAACCATCGAAGAGTCGCTCTCGGATATTGTTTCGAGATCGGTCGATTGAGATAGCAATGCCGCTATCCCATTTGAATGAAAAGTTTTGATCGAATTGCGATGGCCTCCAGAACGCCTTCTCCAGCCACTTTGACAACTTGCTGCTGAATCTCGCTTGCAAATCAATTGAGCCGGGTAATCCTGACGCAAAATCACAGGGCTTCAACCAAGCGGGTGACGAGCATGGAACGCGTATCTGTTCCTCATCACAGTCTGTTAAATCTTGAATGTTCGACAACGCGACCTCTTTGGTCGCTAGGAGCTTCTTTTGAATGGCCTTGCTTTGCTTTTCTGGATCCTCTGTGATCACACGAAAGCCTATGGTGACGTCAAAGTCCCAAAACATCGCTGTCGTCCTTACGTGAAAAGCATGTCATGGGGCTCACGCCCCATGCTTTATGCTGCCGTCGCATCCGCGACTGAGACTTCTGCCGAAACTCACGACGCTACTCTGATTGATATCGCCAAGCTTAGCCGTCGAAGCGGCTGAGGCAGAGGGTGACGTTTTGGCCGCCGAAACCGAAGCTGTTGTTCAGCGCGTACTGGATCTTGGCTTCGCGTGCCACGTTGGGGACGTAGTCGAGGTCACACAACGGGTCGGGGTTTTCGTAGTTGATGGTCGGCGGCAATACCGAGTCTCGGATGCTCAGCAAGCAAACGATCATCTCGGTCACGCCTGCGGCGGCGATCAGGTGCCCCATCATGCTCTTGGTGCTGCTGACGGGAATGTTGATCGCGTTCTCACCGAACACTTCTTTGCAAGCCAGCGTTTCGACTTTGTCGTTCACCGTCGTGCTGGTGCCGTGGGCGTTGACGTATTGAATATCACTGGGATTCAAACCGGCGTCGGCGATGGACATCCGCATCGCTGCGATTCCGCCGTGCCCGTCCGGTGGGATGTCGGTGATTCGGTAGGCGTCGGCGGTGGTACCGTAGCCTGCGATCTCACCATAGATCTTCGCACCGCGTTTCTTGGCGGACTCCAGTTCCTCCAAGATCACCATTGCGGAACCTTCCCCGAGCACGAAACCATTTCGCAGGCGATCAAAGGGGCGGCTGGCCTTGGTGGGTTCGTCGTTGCTTTCGCTCAGCGCGGTCAGCAAGTTGAACCCGGTCACGCCGAAGGGATGGATCATGCTGTGCGTGCCGCCGGCGATCATCACGTCGGCGTCACCGCGTCGGATGATCTCGGTGGCTTCCCCGATCGCCTGGCTGCTGGCTGCGCAGGCGGTGAGGCAGTTCAGGTTGGGTCCTTGGGCATTGAACAGCGTGGCCAAATGCGCCGCGGGCATGTTGGGTTCTTGCTCGAGTTCCTTGGCGGGGTTAAGCAGCTCCAGTCCCTTGGCGATGAACTTTGCAGCGTCATACTCACCGTCTGCCAGCGCGGCGGACATCATTCTGGCAAAGGTTTGAAAGTCCTGGTTGCCTTCGCCGCTGCCCATGTAGACGCCGAAGCGAACGGGATCGTTGATCGAGTCCAACACGCCACTGTCGTGGACGGCTTGTTGTGCAGCACCGATGGCGAACTTGGTGTGACGACCAAGGCTTTCGGCACCGGGGATTCCTTCGGGCGACAGTTCCCAGTTCTTGATCTCGGCGCTGATCTTGGTCGGAAAACCTGACGCATCAAACAGCGTGGTGTAAGCCACTCCGCTCTTGCTTTCTTTCAACCCGGCCCACACCGTTTCGGCGTCATGCCCCATGGGGTTGATCATTCCAATACCGGTAACGACGACTCGGCGACGCATGACGGGAACTCGTTTGAGGGTGGGGAGCCAGTTGACGATGAACCGAGGTCAGATCGGAATCCCGACTGATCGTTCAAGTCGGCAGAGGGATGGTCCGACGCGAATGGGGGTATTCTACAGGTTTTTGTATTTGGGGAACCGGGTTCCATTCGCGTCCACCGCGACGTGAAAGAAATTCATCATGCGAAGCATGGATTCCAAATCGCCATCGTCGAAGAGAGGGCCATCGACCATGAATCCTTCTTCCAAGAACGCGAACATCAGGTCGATCTCGGCTTGCAATTCACCATCACAATGGCTGGTGGAGG from Stieleria varia carries:
- a CDS encoding pyridoxamine 5'-phosphate oxidase family protein codes for the protein MDTQQKLIDLLHDFDTAMFVTRGDHGALFARPMAVAQVEDDGHIWFVTDRHSGKIADLMLDPDTVVTMQGSNKFVSITGTAHAVDDRAKLDELWKEAWKVWFPEGKASDSIVLLRVEPSSGEYWDNSGLTGVKYLLKAGKAYLQGNRPETDASTNASVSLQ
- a CDS encoding beta-ketoacyl-[acyl-carrier-protein] synthase family protein, with the translated sequence MRRRVVVTGIGMINPMGHDAETVWAGLKESKSGVAYTTLFDASGFPTKISAEIKNWELSPEGIPGAESLGRHTKFAIGAAQQAVHDSGVLDSINDPVRFGVYMGSGEGNQDFQTFARMMSAALADGEYDAAKFIAKGLELLNPAKELEQEPNMPAAHLATLFNAQGPNLNCLTACAASSQAIGEATEIIRRGDADVMIAGGTHSMIHPFGVTGFNLLTALSESNDEPTKASRPFDRLRNGFVLGEGSAMVILEELESAKKRGAKIYGEIAGYGTTADAYRITDIPPDGHGGIAAMRMSIADAGLNPSDIQYVNAHGTSTTVNDKVETLACKEVFGENAINIPVSSTKSMMGHLIAAAGVTEMIVCLLSIRDSVLPPTINYENPDPLCDLDYVPNVAREAKIQYALNNSFGFGGQNVTLCLSRFDG